The genomic segment CCCGTCTCCGCCCCTGCCTCATCCCTAGACCTTTCCGACTGGGATGACTAATCTGTTATAAACCCACAGCTTTGGGCCTGGTCTCTGCTGCTCCCAGGCGGCCCCTTTGGGTACTGCCTGAGCAAGAAGTGCTAGAGAGCAGGACCAGTCATCAATAGGAGGATGAGATTGGGGGAAACACCCGGTGCAGTAGGCTGAGTGAGAAGGGGAGCACTAAGACCCAGGGGTAGTGGAGGACTGTAGCAACGAGCTGGAGGAGGAGAAGTGAGCGGTGGGGGGTGGGAGCCATCTGGTACCTTCACAGCATTCAAAACAGCATTGGCCATAACAACAGAAATGGCCAGTCAGTCCCAGGGTATCCAGCAGCTTCTGCAAGCTGAGAAGCGGGCAGCTGAGAAGGTGGCAGATGCCAGAAAGAGTGAgtctcctctttcctcccttaGGAGTCTGGAAAGAAAATTGGGGGTGGGGGACGCAAACATTTTGGGAAAACCCAAGGCTGGTGGGAAGACAGCTAGGGTCTGGAGGCTGGTTAGGAGGGAAGAAATGGATGGATATTAGAATCTGGCCCCTGGTTGGCTGAGAGAAGGCTGTATAACTTTCTGGAAGGGACTGACCCCTGCtattacatgtgtgtgtgtgtgtgggcccACCCCACCCACTGTCCTTTCTTCTGCCTCCAGGGAAGGCCCGGCGACTGAAGCAGGCAAAGGAGGAGGCACAGATGGAGGTGGAGCAATACCGCAGAGAGCGAGAGCAGGAATTCCAGAGCAAGCAGCAGGCGGTGAGTTGAGGCAGAGTTGGTATGAGACCCCAGTGCAAGCTGGTGGGTACATCTTGTGAGGTGTGTAAGGGTGACTCAACAAGAAAATATGGTGGCAGAGGGCTGAGGCTGAGGGGACCCTGGCAGGGACCACAACATTGGTGAAACTTTGTGATGATATGTAAGAGAGTCTGGGATTTTTGAAGGCCACATAGAGCTTATGGGTGGAATGTCACAGTCTGTGTAAAGTATAACATCTATGTGGAGTATGATTAACATTTGTGGTGGAGGGTAGAGTTTTATGGTCATGGACGGTGAGGTGGTGGGGATATTACAGTCTGTTTTAGGGTGAAGTTGCATGTTAGGTCTAAGGGGAAAGGGTTGATCTCTTTGGTGTTGGGATATTTCTGTGGGATGGGGGTGGTTTCTGAGAGGGCCTTTCTTCTAGGCTTTGTTTCAGGATCTTTCCCCTCATATGCCTGGACCCTTGTCTCTCTGTTTctgcttttccctttctctcttccaccCCTCTCCCTACCCCCCAGGCCATGGGTTCCCAGGGGAACCTGTCCGCTGAGGTGGAGCAGGCTACAAGGCGCCAGGTGCAGGGCATGCAGAGCTCCCAGCAGAGAAACCGAGAGCGTGTCCTGGCCCAGCTTCTTGGCATGGTCTGCGACGTCAGGCCCCAAGTCCACCCCAACTACCGGATTTCTGCCTAGGGCCTGACTCCTTCTGCCAGTTCCCTCCCTCAAAGAAATCCTCCAATcaaaatcacctcccaccataaTCCCTGTCTTCTTTCCATCCCCTAAAAATCCTGGGAGGCAGGATCCAATAATTTTCTTGTGACACTTATAAATATCCTGCTCACATCTGAATCTCCTTGTTGTTCTTTAACCCTCACTGGGACTTTGTAAACTCCCAAGTCATTCTCACCTAAACCCTCTGTGAAATTTGTAATATGGGGAAGTAGGAATGTGGAAAACATCCTGACTTCAGTGTCTCGCAGATGTGGGTCCCCTCTCTTGACCCTGTTGCTTGCTGGCTGTGGAACCAGGACAAGCTACTTAACTTGGTAGCCTCGATGTCCTCCTCTGTGAAACTGGGATGATAATAATGCCTACCTTGTGAGGGTTGCTTCAATGATTTGGAATCATTCTGTAAAGTCTAGCACAGTTCCTCCCATGTAGTAGCAGTGATTCAATAATTAGCAACCCTATGATACTATTACCACCACCTGCTCACCGGCCAAAACCTACACTGCTGTTTCCTCACTTCCATCAGTGGCTCTCTAATTCCACTTGTTCATTCTGTGACCCTAGTTATTTTCTGAATAattggtttttctcttttcccagagACCTTCTGATCTCCAAAAAGAGGAGATGACTACATTTAGCCCCTCGCTTACAATTCCAGGTAGATAACTGCATTTTGTAGgctgtctttgtttttcttatgcTGATCTTTCTCTTTATTGGATTTTCCTCCTTTCCTATTTCCCCAGAGACTTATCAGATGCTCATTGTTTTCCAAGATCTAAAATGATACTGTGTTCCCTCATATGCATGCCCTTCCTTTCTACATCCTTGACACCTTACTTTACCATTGTAACAATAAAAAAAGTATCAATAAAATAACTATTGGCAAATAAATTGGTGAGTTGAAGCAGCCTCCTTTTGCCTCATCATTTCTCATTTTcagccactttttttttgagatggagttttgctcttgttgcccaggctggaatacaatggcgcgatcttggctcactgcaacctctgcccccgggttcaagcgattctcctgtctcagcctcccaagcagctggaattatgggtgtgtgccaccacacgtggctattttttgtatttttagtagagatggggtttcaccatgttggtcaggctggtctcaaactcctgacctcaagtgatccacctgcctcggcctcccaaagtgctgggattagaggtgtgagccactgcgcccggcattcagtcactttcttgttttttgtttacaTATTCCCTAAACAGCCCAAATGGCTATCCTTTGAAACATGTTGGGGAAACAAGAACAAGTAGTACTTTATTATTTCTCTAAAGGGAGAAACATGGTTCCTCATTTGGGAATCTGACGACTATAGATGGCAACTATAGAGAAAAGCTGGAATGTAGGAGCAAGTGCTCTTTGCCCCTTTACCTtgcattttcttcatagcacttactgCTActggttttttgagacaaggtcccactgtgttgcccaggctagagttccagctcattgcagccttgacctcctggactcaaatgatcctcccacttcagcctcctgagtagctgggattacgggcgagtgccactatgcctagctaattttaaaattttttgtagagattcactgttgcccaggctggtctgaaactcctgggctcaagcaatccttcggCCTCGGCTTCCTCAAGGGTtaggttacaggcctgagccactggacCCCGAACACTTATCGATACTTGACattatatttgtctttatgtgttttcttccctGTAATGTAAACACTGTGAGAAAAGGGCTGTTGACTGCTGTGTCCCCAGAACCTAGGACAGCATGTGGCACAAGGGAGGCAGTTGATACTTTTGCATAAATTGAATGATACGTGGGAAAATACCTTCTATGACACTATTCTTGAATTAGTTACTTCATTTTGTCACTGAAGACAAGCTTGCTTCACCAAGAATTTGAACCAATAAGGTAACCCGTAGTGTATTTACTAACCAGATTCTTTGAGCAGGGAGGCAGAATACAATAGAGAATTAGAGATGTTTGCATCCTGGCTGTAACCTCACTAGCTGTACTGCTTGGGATATGTTGCTTTGCTTCTGTCAATAAGATGACAAGAACGGTACCTACTCCTTAGTATTAAAAGATTAAGTGTGCTAACAGGGAGAGGGTCAAACGTTTGTTGTTTTATTACACAGCAGGACATCAGGTCTTACTTTTGTAGCTCCCCATCTCAAAGACAGGGATGGCAAATGtttcattcaggaaaaaaaatccaggttGAACAATGGGGCTGTTGGGGTAGGGCCAAGAACATTCTGCTCGAATTAACAGTATTAAtgggccgggtgaggtggctcacgcctgtaatcccagcactttgggaggccgaggcaggtggatcacctgaggtcatacatgggtgaaaacccgtctctactaaaaaactaaaaatttgctgggcgtggtagcgggcgcctgtaatcctagctacttgggaggctgaggcaggagaatcgcttgaacccaggaagcagaggttgcagtgagccgagaccacgccattgcactccagcctgggcgacagagcgaaactctgtctcaaaacaaaaaaaaaaaaaaacagtattaatGGAATGTAGTATAACCCTCAAGCCCTACTATTGACACTTGGGGCCGAATCCAGACCCCGTCTTCCCGCTCGGATTCAGAACACCTTCCTGACTCCCTGGCCCTAGGGCCGCAGCTACCTCGGACGGCATCCTTTTGGGAAAATACCGCCCACTAGCCCCACGACTGGGAAAGAGTCGGGCAACGCCCCCCCCCTCAGCTAGGGCCTGCCGTTTCCTAGTGCTTGCCCAGCCGCCCTCAGGTCACCTTCACTACCGGGCCAAGGACCCCGTGGGAACTCGCAGCCCTCGCCACACCGGTTCCTCGCGCATCCATGGAGTGCCTAGAGAGAAGACCTGCATGGCAAAAACCTAAACGAAGAGATGAGAGGCATGGAGAGGAGTACGACAACAGAAGAAAGATAACAGTGGGAGGAAACGTTAGTTTCCTTTATACGTTTTGTTACTGGCGGTAGCAGGGAAGTTAGAAACggttttaaaacaaatttcagacAGGCATTTTCCAAAGGCAAGCCTGGAGCGCACGGATCTGTACAACCGCGGAAGGCCCCGTTTCCGGTCCCTTGCGCCTGCGCTCTTGCAGCCAAGAAGGCGGGAGGCTGGAGTAGAGAGAAGCCTGCAACCGGAAGTGAAGGCAGATTTCCCTCCTTCGTCGCTGTTGCTGCCGCCATACGCGCTCTGCCTTCTTAGGTAAGCTTTGGCGTTCACTACAATCCGTTGCCATCTGCGCTTCTTCGCACCCATCCCGTCACATGGGTTCCTGATACCCTTTTCACAGGCGATCGTCTGGTCTCTGGGGCCTAGTTGGTTCCCCATTTCCGTAGCTTGCATCCCTTTCGAGAGCAAAGAGCTcttgggggaaggaagggaagctAAGGGGGGGCCCAATCCAAGATGGTGTCCTCGGCGCCATTGTGTTCGTTTTGCTCCCTTCTTCCAGTAGGTTCTTTTCATATTGGAGGCCTCAGCATCAATGAGAGGCGGCGCTAGGCGTCCCTTGGTCTTGGTATTTGCGGAGGGCGGGGCTCTTATCACCTTACTTGTCCTTTCTTGAGCCCTTTCTTGGCCCACGGTGGGACTGGGAGGAGGAGCCGGTTTTTGGGCCCAGTTGGATTTTTCTCACCTTGACTCGCCCAAGTTAATTTGGAGTGCCTTACAAGTGTTTACTATTGGTGTCATTGTATGTTTCTCCAAAAGGAGTCTCACCTTCGTAGCGCAACAGTGATGTCAGACCACTTGGTAAAGATCCTGTTAAAGCCTGGGCGGGGATTGCCTTTCTCTGTCAACTATTAACTTTGTTATTGTAGGGTGGAgacatggattttttttgtttttggtggccGAGCCATTTGTCTTGCACCGCCCCTCCCCCCCATGCTAATTACACAAGGCTTTCTTAAACAACGGAAGAGAGGATACTGAGAAGTGGGAGGCTGAGAGCTATGGGAGGTGGACGGCGGCCATATGATGTTTTCTTTTCGAAAGATGAGCGCTTTGCGCAGTGATGACCCTCATCTATCACCCTTGACTGATGGCTGCTGAGTTAGGCATCCATAACGGTGGGATTATAATAGGGAAAGCACAGTCTTCCTTTGAGGACTTTCCAGGACTCTGCTTGTCATCTCCATTTTCCACTTTACTAAGTTATTaatcatattttatcttttattatctATTATATTTCCTCACTTATTTTCAGATTAAGAATTTATAAGTTGGTCTTCCCCTTCCAACTTTTCTGGTTTCCGCTACTGTGATTGCTAATCTTGTTGGGAACCTGTGTCCTAACCACTTTCGCTGGTGCTGCTTTTTCTGTTCTGTTGTATTTGCTTTTCGTTTTTATGttgtgtatctgtttttttttccatgtaaaaGTTTCCTAGTTTAGGGAAAGTGGGAACTGGGAATGGAAAAGAGGTGGTGAAGGCTCTGCTCGTGACtaagtcttgcttttttttttttccccctccccaGCTCTTCTGTTAGAAATagtatctttattttcctttgctgttcCTCAATCCCCTACTCTTCACCCCTTGTTTTCACCTGTTTTGCGAGAACCCATCCAGATTCCCCTTCCCGTCTTCCCCTGCCGGCCCAGTTATGGCAGAGAACGATGTGGACAATGAGCTCTTGGACTATGAAGATGATGAGGTGGAGACAGCAGCTGGGGGAGATGGGGCTGAGGCCCCTGCCAAGAAGGATGTCAAGGGCTCCTATGTCTCCATCCACAGCTCTGGCTTTCGTGACTTCCTGCTCAAGCCAGAGTTGCTCCGGGCCATTGTCGACTGTGGCTTTGAGCATCCGTCAGAAGGTAAATTTTCTCTTGGGCATGTAGTGCTCATTGGGCTCTTTAAGGGTACAATAAAAAGATGTGTTTGTTGTTGCTCAGGTGGTAAAAGTTTATACTTAAGGCTAGATCAGGgtcaggtgcaggggctcacgcctgtaatcccagcgctttgggagggcaaggcaggaggggTGGTCACTTGAGCTCGAGTGCAAGAGaagcctgggcaagatagggagactcctgtctctactaaacgaAGCAGGTgaaggttgaggcttcagtgagccgtgattgcactactgtacaCCAGCCGGGGAgacagtgaggaaaaaaaaaatcaggagataAGTATCGAAAACGATTTTGGATAGAGGAGGATTATACAGActtgttctttctttcatgaTAGCACCAAAGTGCTAATTATCCAAAAGTAGCTTCTAGGTCTGCCATTCATtcttgtgactgacttcttttgtctgcttatttttaattttgtcatttgacttgtaattttaaatttccagaAAGGTCCTGATTGGACCTGTAGTCTCCCTCTGTTGGGCCAGGCCAACTGTGGCCTCTGGAAACCTCTATGACTGGTTTAGAGATGACTGGCTTCTGGGTCAGGTACCAAGTCCTTCATTTTGTCCCGGGTTGTTGTTATGTGACCCGAAGTATGGCAACCTAAGTAGGAGAAATGTCTTTAGCAGGTATTCAGATGTCATGAATTGttacagattaagaaaaataaggaCAGAGCCAGGAGCATTGAAGGTGAGCGGTTGGTAGATGCAAGGGGGCTGTTAGTAGGACTGGGAAGGCCTAGATCTGGAGGAGGCCAAAGCTGGGATGAATTAGGAGAGTCTGATTTTGAGGTGAATATAATTgagcagagagaggaaaaaggggTCTGGAAGTTGGCAAGAACCAGGTAAATACTAGATTTTGAGAATTGAGTGGTAAGAAATGGGCTTGGCATGATGAAAAAGGTTGTAGAGTTATCTGGAGactgaagtctaatttatctttCCTCCCTACTTTTAGTCCAGCATGAGTGCATCCCTCAGGCCATTCTGGGAATGGATGTCCTGTGCCAGGCCAAGTCGGGCATGGGAAAGACAGCAGTGTTTGTGTTGGCCACACTGCAACAGCTGGAGCCAGTTACTGGGCAGGTATATTTGGGGAGAGTGCTGGGGAAGGGGTTTTGGTTAGGACTATAAGGGAAGGGTGTTTTTGTCCTAGCTACATGATGACCTCGGTTACCCTTGACAACCTGACAGCTGTGGGGAATGTTCTATCCAAGCATGGGGTTCGTGATTTAGATCACAGAATTGAAGTCATTTATTATCGGCCCAGGTGTGTTTTTGTCAGTCACTTCCCTAGAGGGAAC from the Macaca mulatta isolate MMU2019108-1 chromosome 4, T2T-MMU8v2.0, whole genome shotgun sequence genome contains:
- the ATP6V1G2 gene encoding V-type proton ATPase subunit G 2 isoform X1, whose product is MASQSQGIQQLLQAEKRAAEKVADARKRKARRLKQATRRQVQGMQSSQQRNRERVLAQLLGMVCDVRPQVHPNYRISA
- the ATP6V1G2 gene encoding V-type proton ATPase subunit G 2, which codes for MASQSQGIQQLLQAEKRAAEKVADARKRKARRLKQAKEEAQMEVEQYRREREQEFQSKQQAAMGSQGNLSAEVEQATRRQVQGMQSSQQRNRERVLAQLLGMVCDVRPQVHPNYRISA
- the ATP6V1G2 gene encoding V-type proton ATPase subunit G 2 isoform X2 gives rise to the protein MEVEQYRREREQEFQSKQQAAMGSQGNLSAEVEQATRRQVQGMQSSQQRNRERVLAQLLGMVCDVRPQVHPNYRISA